The following proteins come from a genomic window of Rutidosis leptorrhynchoides isolate AG116_Rl617_1_P2 chromosome 10, CSIRO_AGI_Rlap_v1, whole genome shotgun sequence:
- the LOC139873365 gene encoding 10 kDa chaperonin, mitochondrial-like, with protein sequence MAKRLIPLLNRVLIQKIVPPSKTNTGILLPEATSKLNSGKVVAVGPGSRDVEGKLVPVCVKEGDTVLLAEYGGTEVTLGEKKYHLYDDNDILGTLHD encoded by the exons ATGGCGAAACGTCTAATTCCTTTGTTGAATCGTGTTCTGATTCAGAAAATAGTCCCTCCATCTAAAACTAACACCGGCATTCTGCTTCCAGAAGCAACCTCTAag CTGAACTCTGGTAAAGTTGTGGCTGTGGGGCCCGGATCGCGCGATGTTGAAGGGAAATTGGTACCTGTTTGTGTGAAAGAAGGGGACACTGTTCTACTAGCAGAGTATGGAGGAACAGAGGTTACACTTGGTGAAAAGAA GTATCATTTGTATGATGACAACGACATATTGGGAACGTTGCATGACTAA